The proteins below come from a single Frankiales bacterium genomic window:
- a CDS encoding PH domain-containing protein, which yields MAYPKKLLADDEQIVYELRPHWRALVAPAFVFLVTLGVGFFLLAKFDNAAVRWIVAGVMVIALVVWVVRPFVYWYSTQYVFTDHRIIVRTGIIARKGRDMPLSRVNDVSFSHSFIERFLNCGTLQVESAGTQGQLVITSVPNVEQIQRDIYRLHDEDDMRRRQQYEQRPGPPPPVPGPSSE from the coding sequence ATGGCGTACCCGAAGAAGCTCCTGGCCGACGACGAGCAGATCGTCTACGAGCTGCGCCCGCACTGGCGCGCGCTCGTCGCTCCCGCGTTCGTCTTCCTCGTGACGCTCGGCGTCGGCTTCTTCCTCCTCGCGAAGTTCGACAACGCCGCCGTGCGCTGGATCGTCGCCGGGGTGATGGTGATCGCCCTCGTGGTCTGGGTGGTGCGCCCGTTCGTCTACTGGTACTCGACCCAGTACGTGTTCACCGACCACCGCATCATCGTGCGCACCGGCATCATCGCCCGTAAGGGCCGCGACATGCCGCTGTCGCGCGTGAACGACGTGTCGTTCTCGCACTCCTTCATCGAGCGCTTCCTCAACTGCGGGACCCTCCAGGTCGAGTCGGCCGGCACCCAGGGCCAGCTCGTCATCACCAGCGTCCCCAATGTCGAGCAGATCCAGCGCGACATCTACCGGCTGCACGACGAGGACGACATGCGCCGGCGCCAGCAGTACGAGCAGCGCCCCGGTCCGCCGCCGCCGGTCCCCGGCCCGTCGTCCGAGTGA
- a CDS encoding biotin--[acetyl-CoA-carboxylase] ligase produces MRGGVAPRLEVGELAGRGLGVVLGRGPRRLELRRSGHRVTSRPSRSRRRGPVSYLSQVTSPDSADGDGRPEDPREWRDDVLRRALDGAGDGGWGPVVVLGSTGSTNADAADQVAEGAPEGFTVVADEQTAGRGRLDRTWTSPYGAGLAMSVVLRPVVPDESWGWVPLTAGLAVVEALARQGLRCGLKWPNDVVVPGPDRAGGPGPRKLGGILVERVGRALVVGIGVNTGLRADELPVPTATSARLEGVAVSRERLVVDVLDALRGRYARWQQGQGDARRTGLLDEYGAACVTLGAEVRALLPGERSVEGTAYAIDDQGRLLVRTGGGGTESVSAGDVTHLR; encoded by the coding sequence GTGCGAGGCGGCGTCGCGCCGCGCCTCGAAGTCGGCGAGCTTGCCGGCCGTGGTCTTGGGGTCGTCCTCGGGCGCGGTCCCCGTCGTCTCGAGCTCCGGCGCAGCGGTCACCGGGTCACCTCTCGTCCGTCTCGGTCCCGTCGGCGCGGGCCTGTCTCGTACCTTAGCCAGGTGACCTCCCCCGACTCAGCGGACGGTGACGGCCGGCCGGAGGACCCCCGCGAGTGGCGCGACGACGTCCTGCGCCGGGCCCTCGACGGCGCCGGCGACGGGGGCTGGGGACCGGTCGTGGTGCTCGGGTCCACCGGTTCCACCAACGCCGATGCCGCCGACCAGGTGGCCGAGGGTGCGCCCGAGGGCTTCACGGTCGTCGCCGACGAGCAGACCGCGGGACGAGGCCGCCTCGACCGCACGTGGACCTCGCCGTACGGCGCCGGCCTGGCGATGTCGGTGGTGCTGCGACCGGTGGTGCCGGACGAGTCCTGGGGGTGGGTCCCGCTCACGGCGGGCCTCGCGGTGGTCGAGGCGCTGGCCCGGCAGGGGCTGCGCTGCGGGCTCAAGTGGCCCAACGACGTCGTGGTGCCCGGGCCGGACCGCGCGGGCGGCCCGGGCCCGCGCAAGCTCGGCGGGATCCTCGTGGAGCGCGTCGGGCGCGCGCTCGTGGTGGGCATCGGCGTCAACACCGGCCTGCGCGCCGACGAGCTCCCGGTGCCCACGGCGACCTCGGCCCGGCTCGAGGGCGTGGCGGTGTCGCGCGAGCGCCTCGTCGTGGACGTGCTCGACGCGCTGCGCGGCCGCTACGCGCGCTGGCAGCAGGGGCAGGGCGACGCCCGCCGCACAGGTCTGCTCGACGAGTACGGCGCCGCCTGCGTCACCCTCGGCGCCGAGGTGCGCGCACTGCTTCCGGGCGAGCGCTCCGTGGAGGGCACGGCGTACGCGATCGACGACCAGGGCCGGCTGCTCGTACGGACCGGCGGGGGCGGGACGGAGAGCGTGTCGGCGGGCGACGTGACCCACCTCCGCTGA